Proteins encoded together in one Vibrio lentus window:
- a CDS encoding pyrimidine/purine nucleoside phosphorylase, with protein sequence MIKENTYFDGGVKSLAFNQSGADVSVGVMAAGEYTFGTAAPEKMTVVKGALIVKRVGDDDWTTYQSGEYFDVAGDSSFDLQVKEATAYLCEYL encoded by the coding sequence ATGATTAAAGAGAATACATACTTTGATGGTGGCGTTAAGTCGTTAGCGTTTAATCAGTCTGGTGCTGATGTGAGTGTTGGTGTGATGGCTGCTGGCGAATACACATTCGGTACCGCAGCTCCAGAAAAGATGACCGTTGTAAAGGGTGCTCTGATTGTAAAGCGTGTTGGCGATGACGATTGGACGACATACCAATCTGGTGAGTATTTTGACGTTGCGGGCGATTCTTCTTTCGACCTACAGGTAAAAGAAGCAACGGCTTATTTGTGTGAGTACTTATAA